The following coding sequences are from one Eucalyptus grandis isolate ANBG69807.140 chromosome 11, ASM1654582v1, whole genome shotgun sequence window:
- the LOC104426425 gene encoding LOW QUALITY PROTEIN: BEL1-like homeodomain protein 9 (The sequence of the model RefSeq protein was modified relative to this genomic sequence to represent the inferred CDS: inserted 1 base in 1 codon; deleted 2 bases in 1 codon), translated as MSEGFEPYHVPQQSRRDKLRVVVVQNQNHPPSCLVEPTSASLHGCAGLLPLYDQSLLQSDLLACTGGGHVGGGHNSISLVKEEGGGANLIGFVGGGGGGGGGSSSSSASSYLDPHSTMVINPSSIGDMGSASHPLFLYAASQGIEGNLGNLSQPYNNHNNAGGGGGEPPLSLAHDSGAGNTGQGLSLSLSSHVGSTRNHHNTLPLELNLQRFGSAAVYGGKATASGGGGGYMSSPVPLXPFTGYASILKGSRFLRPAQQLLEELCEAGRAICTEKMTDDSCAMTEPAMDSLSGGCGIGMDDGCGGDGGEFRRKKSRLISMLDEVCRRYKQYCQQMQAVVASFECVAGLSNAAPYANLALKAMSKHFKCLKNAIADQLQFTNKAFSQVSQKRDDASRLGTEERVQYAQRAIQNSGYLEHQPVWRPQRGLPERAVTVLRAWLFEHFLHPYPTDTDKLMLAKQTGLSRSQVSNWFINARVRLWKPMVEEIHMLETQQGQKSSQREDRNVNKSIDQLPLANSFSSENPSTSAQRLHDALPKRTRSELPAVPMRNDESLNLYHNMSSHPHVAVSESIGGVSSGVSLTLGLHQNNNGMGLSDSFPVNAAQRFGIGLETTNEGYVVGSFEAQDRHFGRDVFGGQLLHDFVG; from the exons ATGTCGGAGGGTTTCGAGCCCTACCACGTCCCGCAGCAGAGCAGGAGAGACAAGCTCAGAGTCGTCGTCGTCCAAAACCAGAACCACCCACCTTCTTGCCTCGTCGAACCCACCTCAGCCAGCCTCCATGGGTGCGCCGGCTTGCTCCCTCTGTACGACCAGTCCCTCCTCCAGTCCGATTTGCTAGCCTGCACCGGCGGCGGCCACGTCGGCGGCGGCCACAACTCAATCTCCCTCGTCAAGGAAGAGGGAGGGGGCGCGAATCTGATCGGcttcgtcggcggcggcggcggcgggggcggggggTCGTCCTCGTCGTCGGCTTCTTCCTACTTGGATCCGCACTCCACTATGGTAATAAACCCTAGCTCGATCGGTGACATGGGCAGCGCGAGCCACCCGCTTTTCCTCTACGCAGCGTCTCAAGGCATCGAAGGCAACCTCGGTAACTTGTCGCAGCCGTACAACAACCACAACaacgccggcggcggcggcggagagcCCCCTCTGTCGCTGGCGCACGATTCGGGCGCGGGGAACACCGGCCAAGGACTGTCGCTCTCGCTGTCGTCTCATGTGGGTAGCACCAGAAATCACCATAACACCCTGCCCCTCGAGCTGAATTTGCAGAGATTCGGATCCGCCGCCGTGTACGGCGGGAAGGCGACCGCTtctggcggcggtggcgggtaCATGAGCAGCCCGGTCCCTC GGCCTTTCACGGGCTACGCGTCGATCCTCAAGGGGTCGAGGTTCTTGAGGCCCGCGCAGCAGCTGCTGGAGGAGCTTTGCGAAGCTGGCCGCGCAATTTGTACCGAGAAAATGACGGATGATTCGTGCGCGATGACGGAGCCTGCCATGGACAGCTTGAGTGGTGGTTGTGGGATTGGTATGGACGATGGTTGTGGTGGAGACGGCGGCGAGTTCCGCCGGAAGAAGTCGAGGTTAATCTCGATGCTTGACGAG GTCTGCAGGAGGTACAAGCAATACTGTCAGCAAATGCAAGCTGTTGTAGCATCATTCGAATGTGTGGCAGGGCTTAGTAATGCAGCTCCTTACGCAAACTTGGCTTTAAAAGCTATGTCCAAACATTTTAAGTGCCTGAAAAATGCAATTGCTGACCAACTTCAGTTCACCAACAAGGCTTTTAGTCAAGTAAGCCAAAAAAGAGATGATGCCTCAAGATTAGGGACTGAGGAACGCGTCCAGTATGCCCAGAGAGCTATCCAGAATTCGGGATATCTGGAACACCAGCCTGTTTGGCGTCCTCAAAGGGGTCTTCCTGAACGTGCAGTGACGGTTCTGAGGGCATGGTTGTTTGAACATTTCCTTCACCC CTATCCTACCGATACGGACAAGCTTATGCTGGCTAAGCAGACGGGTCTATCCAGAAGTCAG gTTTCTAACTGGTTTATCAATGCGAGAGTGAGGCTTTGGAAACCCATGGTTGAGGAAATACACATGCTAGAAACACAGCAAGGTCAGAAATCATCGCAAAGGGAGGACCGCAATGTCAACAAGTCTATTGACCAGCTACCGCTGGCAAATTCGTTTTCTTCTGAAAACCCGTCCACCTCTGCTCAGAGGCTCCATGATGCCCTACCTAAACGAACCAGAAGTGAATTACCC GCGGTGCCtatgagaaatgatgaatcACTTAATCTATACCACAATATGTCTAGCCACCCACATGTTGCTGTTAGTGAGAGCATTGGAGGTGTGAGCAGTGGTGTTTCTTTAACACTGGGTCTTCACCAGAACAACAACGGGATGGGTTTGTCAGATTCGTTCCCAGTCAACGCAGCACAGCGTTTTGGCATTGGCCTTGAAACGACCAACGAAGGGTATGTTGTAGGTAGTTTTGAAGCACAGGATCGGCATTTTGGAAGGGATGTATTTGGTGGTCAACTTTTGCATGACTTTGTTGGCTGA